Below is a genomic region from Brassica rapa cultivar Chiifu-401-42 chromosome A08, CAAS_Brap_v3.01, whole genome shotgun sequence.
TGACGCCATGAGTCATCTTGACCCGATCGCCATGAGATCGGTGACGAAGGTGAAGCTCGCCATGAGAGCCTAGCCGGAGTCAAGCTCAAAGCTGTTCGTTTATCATCTTGTAATCTCTGTTCTAGCTTGTACTTGGTGTTGGAGTGATCAATAAGAAGAGTCTGAGAGTTAGAGATATCTAAACTCTATCAGAACACTACGTGACTCTGTTGTAATCAAGCAGCTGAAAGCATTTGCCATGTATTGTATGGGTGTGACAAAGCACATGAAGTTTGGGAACTAGCTAACGTGCCTTTTCCAACTTCGGGCTTCTCAAGGAATTCAGTGTTCTTAAACTTTGTACGTACCTCTTAAAACGCGGAATCTTTTCCCATGGTTAGTTTGGGAGCTATGGAAGGCGAGGAACGCTTTGGCGTTTGAAAATAAATCTATATCGGCTCACACCATTGCTGCCAAAGCTTTTGAGGAAGCGTACTCTTGGCAGAACACCCTGAACCTTACTGAGAACTTTGGTGGCCTCTTGAAGAGGGGGAGTCAAAGCCTATAGGATGGATAAAGCCAACCGGGGGATATCTGAAGTGCAATATAGGCTCATCATGGATAAGTTCGAGGCAACCGAGTGGGGATTCATGGATCTTACGTGATGATAAAGCTAGAACAATCATGCACTACACTGGGCTGTGAAACCAATGACTGAAGCGGCTTCGAAGGTCATATTCCTTCATGAGATCCAAGACTGAAGCGGATCTCTGGGCACTACACTGGGCTGTGAAATGCATGAAAAACACTCATCAAAGAAAGTTTATCTTCGAAGCGTCCTCTGAACAGATACGAGAGGTTCTCTGTAACCAAGCTCAATTTCCAGGGTTCAGAAGTATTGTGGGGATGATCAATAACCAGCTCACTAGGATCGAGATATGGAGTCTTGACTATGCATTACCAAAACGAAACGAGGCTGCAAATGCCATTGCAGTGAGCGTTACGCGTGATAGACGTCACCAGTCAATCATGTCACTAGTCAGTCATACATTGCTCACAATGAACCGGTTTGGCTGCACCATTTGTTATCTTTGGAAGCTCAATCCAACTAGGGTAAGGGGTGAAACCTATCACCAAAGAAATCTATCACCAAAGAAAGATCCTCCCAAGATCATATGTTTCTCTTACCTTCTCCGGTGTCTACTGACATCTTTTTATCTTCTTTCCTTCtgttatttgtttctttttgtttcatctCAGTGTTGTGGTTATGAGACAATATCGAGCTAAGCTCGCGTTGTAAGGTTATTTTCagtgttataaaaaaaagaaaaacagaaagaAGAAAGTGACTGAATGATTGCCCAGTCCCGTTTCAGTATTTTGGTAGCATTATAGAAACCGAATCACTTATGAAGTTATGATACATTAACTAGACTAGATAAATTTTCTGCATCGCTCGCTTGTGAGACAGTAAAACgatgatttttcaaaaattatctTCACCAGAAAAGATTTTTCATGCTTGTTTGAACTTTGTAGTAACTTAAATAATGTGAATATTAACAAGTGATGTGGAGTGTTAAAAAGTAAGGTGCTGAATATACTAACCAATGTAGATGGTCTTAGAAGACTAAAGTAGAGAGAACATTCTACACAGTCCAATGATTAGTGGCATTCTATCATTTACAACAACAATGATTAGTGGCATTCTATCATTTACAACAACAGAAAGTCCGGCAAGTGAAAACTTTAAACCCTCTCCGCGTGGCAAATATTTTATCAACAAAATAAATTGGCTGACAAGTTGATTTGATTTGAGTTCATTAGGGTGAATATTCTATTGTTCAACTTTCATTAAGCCTCAAATGAATAGATTAACGTCGCAAAACGAATAAGAGAGACCAACCCCATTTGAACAAAAAGTGAAACCACAACATGATTAAAAGCATCAGCTAAATTTACCAAtttccatcttcttcttgaTTGCTTTTTGACCATGATATATAAACGCATCTATTATCCCAGACACCGTGAAAACACCTgccattttttgaattttaatgcAGAGCAGCCAAAGCAGGCAACAAAGAGAGTTCTTATGGGGCTATATAGGTAATAGATACATCACCTCCAACTATGGCACAGACATTAGTCAAGAAGTGCAAGAACGATATATGCTCCTCTGTGAAGGTTACCTGGCAATTCAACAAATTTTAGATTAGGACTCTAAATATTTCTTCTATTTTTCCCTCTTCGAAACACACACTCTAACCTTGATTGGAGAGAGATCATAGAAGAAGAAAACTCCTGGTAAGGATTGCAGTTGACCTGCTTCTGAGCTCTTAACATGTTCGGTCACTGAGAACTGTGCCATTTTACTTGAAGTTAATATCATAAAAAGGATGAGAATAAATAGATTATAATTGAACAGTTAAAGAGCCTCGCGCTTACCTGATTTGATTGAATTGTGTGTCCACTGATATCTGTGTATACTGTTGGTACAACCTTTTCAAAGCAGACGAAGCAGAATAGATTAAACAAAGGTACTTTTAAAGACATACTTCAACTGGTTGTCGCAGAACAAACCTTGATAAAATATTGGTACATAGCATTGGGTGTGTCTTGACTCCACTGGACTCTGCAAACGTCAAGTAGCTTAAAGAACATGAAAATATAAACCGTGTGTGCGACAGAATTAGACCACAATTGTCATTACTTGTCAAGAGGGTTCACGACACCAGGAAAGTAGTCCCCAAAAGTCAGTCGATTGATCTTGTGACTTATCTAAAACGGAGTTTGAATAGATTATTAGGACGCATCGATTGAATTATAAAAACGAAATGAAACCAGTAGGACAAGTGATTTCTTACGTTAAAACTGTCTTTCTGAAAAGCAAGAAGATCATGAACGTGAACGCCCCCCTGATGAAAGCTTTTCCCGGGAGCAAAGTGGAAGTTTCCCGCCACTTTATTCACCTCCAAGAACCCATAGATATTACATCCTTCACCTTCTTCATCCTTTACTCTTTGTAAGAAACCTTCTCGTTTACACTGATCATAAACAGACAAGCGAAACAGATCTAAGCTCACAATTAGAAACAATAAACCCACAGAATACCAAATAAACGGACCGTACACAAACTACTGAGGCTCCAACAtagagaaagatgaagaaaaaatgaaatgaaaaaaaacacacacatgcAAATACGTAATGAAAACACACACAGTTGCCAGGAATTTAAAAGGTGAGCAACATATCTCTCAGCAATTCACCTGATCAATCAAATCTGGATTTGTAACACCCCAGCCTTTTTTTCTATATGCTTCACGAACATCCTCACATGAATTGCAGCAGTCATGCTCTTcctacaagaaaaaaaacaacatatgAAAGCTGAACGATAGAGGAAAGCCACTATAACATCTGTGTTTGTCTGATCGACTATGATCACTTGACTATCACTAAACAACAAGGGTAATCAGAATATGAACATGacagaaaagagagagaagaatagCAAAATTACCGCTTCAGCACCATAGCAAGAACCACAGTAAGTCTCATTATGTTCCAGCCTACCACCATGTTTCTGCAGTGGCTTCTCAATCTGcacaatcacaaaaaaaaagtaagagacTTTACAAGCTCCCCAAAAAAGCTGCTTTCAGCTAATGCTTTTATCCTAGTGTGATGACTAAAAAATCCCAGAGAACATAATGACAAGCGCATTCTTCAAATTACactaaagaaaaacaaaccttAGCAGCGCCTATACCGTCCTGTCTTGATTCTATAATGTTACCATGAGAATCTAGTCTTCTCTTAACGACATCATGTTTCTGTTTATCCAAaggggaaaaaaaaaacagattagcCACAAAATTGacaagcatatatacaagaaaaTGTCACATACCACGTCAAGATGCAGCTCTCCACTAATATCCATAGCATCAACACTTAGAATGGAACATGCTAGAGCAGGAAAAGTCATATCAAACTGCCATATCAAAGAGCACATTTGAGAGATCgatctgaagaaaaaaaaacaaaacatgccttaagaaaaaaaagacaagattACATTGATGCGTAACGTCTCTCCTCTAGAAGTATCCACCACGAGCTTCGTCTCGGTAACGCTATGAAGATATAAtcctaaacaaacaaacaaacagaaACTCAAAACCGAAACTAAACTAGGTAGAAATATCAAGCAATTCAGATCTCACGTACGTAGCtcggagaagaagagaaggaaCATAACAACGGAGGAGACGAGGGTGATAACGCCGCCGGATAACGTACGGCTGTAAAAGTCCTCGTTGATCTTTGGATAAGCATCCAGATTCCGCAATTTATTCAGGATCCCCGCCATTTCTGGGGATTGAGATTCCCAGATTCAGTTCGAATCCTTACTCGGCTCAAAAAAAACAAGACGATTGTGCCCGGAGATAAATCAGACGAGCGAAACGTTCGGAGGCGAAATTCTTCCGACGATGCGttcgaagagagagagagagatggattgagttgttttttttttcctttggtttCGTCACCGTCGGACGGAGAAGCGTTTACGGTTTACCTAGTCGTAAACACGTTCGCGTTTGCCGTCTTCTCTACTTACGCTGAAACGACATCGTTTCTGTCAGTGTCAAAATACACATACATTATATCCCTTGTTCGGAAACTCGCTAGGCGCTATGCGTACGACATATACAGGCCTAGCGATTTATtgaaaaattggaaaaaaatcagagattatacgaaaaagaatttttttatacttttatctGTATAATACCACATTTTATACGTATAAtacaaaaattttatatactacatatttataaaagaCACATTATTAATACTAAGAGTAattgatttataaataattaaatacataCCAATTagatcacaaaatataattgtactTCTTTTAGTTCACATccatttacaaaatataatcCACTTacaagagacaaaaaaaaatatattgttttgattttgagAACAACCAAAAAAGAAATTTAGGATTGCACTTTCAATCCTCTATTCTTCAATAATCAAACAAATATATTGGCTCGATCTTGTAGTGGAGTTGATGCGTTAGAAGTTACAGCCTCATACTTGCCTGAaagtaaagataaaaaaaatgagaCAATTAAAATCTGAGTTATAAAAGCTAAAGACAGACAAAAAAATCAAGTTTTACTCTACTGCTGAAGAGGCTGCGAATCATGAAAGATAGGATCTTTTTGGAAGACATCAGGTTCAAACTCCATGTCCACAATATCTTCATCTTCTGATTCAAAATCATCATCATACAGATCTCTTACTTTTGGGGCTTGGGTGGTAAGCACAAAATTAACATCACTGTCCATTTTTTCTACATGCTCCACAAGCCAATCTTCAACAATGTCTTCGTTACCATCATCGAAGATGACATCAACATTGTTTTCTCTGATATTTTTGTGCTTGTTAAACAATCTTGCATTGGACATAGACTAGACTGTTTAGCCTATTCACATCTAacctatttcttttttttttttgtgtatctATAACAACAAAAGTGACATTTAGTTAGATATAAAATCAGTCTAGAAACACATTGTAAAGAAGTAACTAATACACTAACCGCTTCAAAGCTGCTCCAGTTTCTTTCACAGCCAGAGGAACTAGATGTCAAAGCAAGGATCCTTGTTGCTAACTTCTACAGATGTGGTGTACCACATCCATACGTCGACCATCAATTCCCTGAGGTTAAACAAGTTGAATGGGAGATAATCAAAGTCATCTTGtgtaaaatattctttttaaacgAAGATagtaaaatgaaaaacaaacctGGGTCAAAGTTTTCCTTCTTCTCACAGTCTGTCATTGCCAAGTTTCTACCAAAAGAGCCATTTCTGTTCTTGTATAGATTAACTTCATGATTGACAACTAAATCTTGCTTTTCAAAATCACCATGATAGAATATCTCTACACACATGATGAATCCGTCCATAACCTCCAAGTCACACTGAATATTGGGGTCTTTGTAGAAGTAGAATGGATTGAGAAAGTAAGCAGCCATATGCAAAGGATAATCCAACATACCTTTCATCTTCTCATCAATGATCTTAAAAATAGGCTGGTAGTTCTTCTCCAAATGGTCAGTAGCTTCTTTGATAGAATTCTTAGCCACTAAGAGCTCACCGTAAATAAAACCAAGAGAAGGAATCTTCTCTCCATCAGCAAGCCTCAGAACCTTCACCATTGGACTAAATACTTTCAAAACAGTCGTAACATTGTTCCAAAATGAACAACTCATCACAGTTTCAGATGCTAGCTTCCTTTTTGCAGTATTTGAATGTTTGCAGTCATGCCATTCATTACTATTAAACATGTTCCTCAGCTGTGCCTTCTTTTCGAATAGACTATTAAGTGTCAAAAAGCATGTTGCAAACCTTGTAGCTCCTGGCCTCACAATATCTCTTTTCGTATATGCTCTCATCATGTTTAATGTTATATAATGAGCATACACAAATATAGTGAATTTTTTTGCTTGCTCTATAACTTTAGCAAAAACTGTCAGCTTGGAAATTCCCTCAAGCATCAAATCAACAGTATGAGCAGCACATGTAGTCCAAAATATTCTCGGTCTCTTCTCCTTAAGAAGCCTAGCAGCTGCTACATTGTTGGTGGCATTATCTGTGACAACTTGCACAACCTTCTTAGCCCCTAAATCTTCAATACACTTGTCAATGTAGCTGAAGATATATTCACTGGTGTGAGCATCTTTAGAAGCATCCTTTGAAGAAAGGAAGCATGTAGCCCCTCTTGAATTAACACACAGATTCATGACGCTTCGTTTCTTTCTATCAGTCCACACATTCGTCATAACCGAGCAACCTTCTATGTCCCATTCCTCTTCCAGACCCTTTAACTTTTCTTTTGTCCTTTGCTTTTCTTCATTTAGCAAAGGTTCTCTCAGCTGATATTGTGGAGGAGGTACCCATCCAGGTCCAAACTGCCCTAAAGCTTCACAGAATAACCTAAAAAGCCTCATTGTCAACGGCATTAAATGGGATATTTGATTGATAGATCCATCGAGCACAATATTGGTGGACAGCATGTGTCTTCGCCTTTGAAATAGCATCATGGAGGCTTTGTTGTCGCGTATTTGCAGCCATTGACACTTCAGGATTAATGGGGCTCGCAAACTGATCAATAGGACCTTGGAAGTGGGGATTTTTAAGAGTTCCAAGCTCTTTTGTTAGTTCTTCAATGACAGTGTCCTTGCTTATATCAACATCTGCCCTCAAAGCTTCCTCATGTTTCCTCTTCATACTTTTCTTGTTCTTAGTTTCAGCTAAAGCctttttacacttctcttgatctCCTTTAGTTGACTTTGGACAAGCTGCAACATTTCCTTTCAGATGACCAATGTGCTCCTTCATTCTGAATATACCACCAGAGAACTCTTTTCCACACAACAAACATTTAACCTTGTCAGAAAATCATGCATCACACAAAACTCCATAATCCCATCTTACATCATTTGAGTTTTTTTAAGGCGTGGAGGTGAAGCTGTTGGAGGAATATCCATTCTTCTTAATCTGAATAAAAGCAACAATAGACATTTGAGTCTCGACAAATTACAGTCCAAACAAAACTCACAAGTTTAAACTAGTTAATGTAAAAGATCTGTCACTTTAATAAGAATTGTTGATTTTCTAGAtagttttgtaaataaaaagagacAAGAGATCAAGAGACCAAGAcaaaatagatataaaaacaaaaacaagagacaaagacaaaacagattaaaaaaataacaaacatcactaggagacaaaaaaaaatagatgtgGTCATGTGGCATGATATACTTCAATACAAATATCACGAGAACTTTCAGAATCTTTATCTTAAGTTTGATTAAGAAAGACAAAAGAGTTGGTCAACCCTAAGTTAATCCCAACGGTACCAGATAAATTTTCATTCACGTGAACCTTTATCTTATTAACAATAATCGACAAAGTCAAGTTCTATAACATACTAAACTAAACTTTTACCGAactataaaagaaataaaagacacAAAGCTGAAAATCCACAATTTGAGAATAagctttaataaattaaaacatgAATGGTTTAGTGTTTATTACCTTGAATCTGGTACAATAAGGATTTGCAATCGATGGACAAATTTGATTCACGTTCATTTGTTTTGGATTCACTTGAACTGAGGACGAGAAATCAAAACTAGGGTTACTCGGCCGATTAATCTGCGGAAAAAATCGGTTTACTGTAGAAAGTTAGAAACCAACCGAATTAGTCCAACTTGCTACGGTGAGCTAACAATTTACGATTACTCGGCCGATTAATCGGCTAGGCGGCCGATTTTTTTAACAAGGATTATATCATTAATCGCCGAATAAAAGCTGTCCAAACATTTGCATGTCCAATGCATACTTCAGATTTCTTTGACCAAGTAACCTTTGCATTTTTGGGATcagttatatataaatatgtgcaAGGATTTTAATGATCTGCCATGATTTTTGCAATGCTCTTTATATAGGATATAACACGCAATTGGGTGGTAATCTTTCATACCGTTGCCTTAGTTTTTATCAGGATAAGACCCAACTCGaaacatgttttatttttacaCTCAACGGATGTATATTGAAATAGATATTGAACCAAAAGGCTACtagcacaatcggccaaggatAATCGTTGTTTTTACAAAGGGATGTCGAAAATGTTGGTTATTTAGGTGGTAACCCGAATAGTTGTGAATTATATACTTGGATAATGATTGAATCGCCATGCTTTCCTTAAAGAGTATTTCGACTGTATTCCAAGCATTTGGGTAACACGAAATCCCTTTGTAGGATAAGACAATCAAAGTTTCATTCTGATTCTAggctaagatacaaaaataacaaataaagcTTTAGTGCTTATATGTATTTCTTCAAAGATCTTTGATGATCTTCGAACAAtgaatctttctttctctctctcttactaACTATTAGTTTTTGATCTTCAATCTTGTTTTACAAGTTGTAATTCAAGTTATTATTTTCCATTGCCCACAACTCCTTTTATAGAGTACTAAGGTTACAATGGTTAGCACCAATAGTTACAATGGTTAGTGAAAAGTTACAACCATTAATACCAATAGTTACATTGGTTAGACAAaaagtcacaatggttcatgccCAAAGGCTTTAATCACCAACAGTTACAATGGTTTATCACCAAAGGTTGCAACCATTTACCACTAATAGTTACAATCACAAATATCCAACAATCATCTCCCATTTCAGTATAATCATAGATTCACTAGATAATTAATACATATATCAAACTGATGCATAAATGAAAATGTTCGAAGAATTTTATCTTAGTGCAATACATATTCCAAATGTCCGAGAATCAGAATGTCCTACGGATTGAATCCCTCAACCCATTTGAGCACATGAAGATAATACACACACGTGTTTTCACACTACTCTAAGTGTTTATACTTGACACTATTATAAGCCATGTGTCTCTATCCATTCATAAGTGCATACAAAGCTAAGTCCCAGCTTATTGAAGCGGCATCACTTCACACTCATATAGGTAAGTACTTTCACTCATGCACCTGCAAATGCACTTTTTCAAAGTATTTATTAAGAATAAAATTTCAACCTAACTCTTTCTTGCAGGTCCAAGCACATACAATGGGATAATATATTGACATGTGCTACAATATTTAAGTGTATGCTTTCCACATTGAATTCAGCCTCTAATGTCATATTAGAGAGGAATTGGGTATCCCACCATTAAAGATTTCAAATGGACTTTAAACTCATCCCTTTAACAGACTCAATTATCAAGTCTTTAACTAATAATTTCGTCAAATGATATACTATATTTCTTTCAGACCGAACAAACCCTTATGGTATTCACCCTGTGAGTGATCAGCTCACATAATGCGCTATATCTAACACCAGGTGTCGCGACTTACCATTAATCACTTGATTATAAATCTTAACCAAGATTACTTCACTATCATAAATAGAAACTGGTGATACTATTTCGGTCACAACAGAATCTCTTAAATTAAATTCCCTTAGCCAATATGCCTATTAACCGGCAGATGCTAATGctaaaaaatttattcaatagTCAAACTTTCCTGCAAGTTTGCTTCTTGGAAGCCCATGAGATGATACCTCCCCAAGTAAAATTACTCAACAACTTATAGAAGAACAGTTCTTCTATATTGATAATCAAACTTGCATCTAAATATCCTTCTACCATAGAAGAAAATCTGACATATAACAAACCATAATTTATGGTTCCTTTCAAATATTCAAGTTGTGATACTTCTTGTCCTATATAAGGTACAAGCTTCACTCTAACATACATGGGAGACTTCATTGGAGAACAATCTCACAATTGAACTACTTAACAACTTTCTCAATATAATGAGATTGTGTTAATAATAGTTTTTTACTTATATGTATAAGTTTAACAATCACATCTACCTATCCATGTCTTTCATTGATGTTACATTTGCATCTTATCGGTGATGATGCATTCGCACCCTTTTGGTGACGATACATTCGAACCCTTTCGGTCCCAAACCATTCACACCCTTTCGGTCTCGAACCGTTCGCACCCTTTCGGTCCCGAACCGTTTGCACCCTTTCGGTCCCGAACTGTTTGCACCCTTTCGTTCCCGAACCATTCGGATCCTTTCCGTCCCGAACCGTTCGCATCATTTTGGTCACGAACCGTTCACACTCTTTAGGTCCCGACACGTTCGTACCCTTTGGATCCCAACACGTTTGCACCCTTTGGGTTCCAACACGTTTGCACCCTTTGGGTCCCAACACGTTTGCACCCCTTAGATCACGACCCGTTCGCATCCCTTGGATCATGATACGTTTGTGCCCCttggatcatgatacgttcgtacctcttggatcacgacacgttcgtacctcttggaacacgacacgttcgtacctcttggatcacgatgcaATCGCATCCCTGGATCACGATGCACTTGCATCCCTTGGATCACAATATGATCGCACCTCTTCGAAAGTTTATTCTATCAAA
It encodes:
- the LOC117127129 gene encoding uncharacterized protein LOC117127129; this encodes MMLFQRRRHMLSTNIVLDGSINQISHLMPLTMRLFRLFCEALGQFGPGWVPPPQYQLREPLLNEEKQRTKEKLKGLEEEWDIEGCSVMTNVWTDRKKRSVMNLCVNSRGATCFLSSKDASKDAHTSEYIFSYIDKCIEDLGAKKVVQVVTDNATNNVAAARLLKEKRPRIFWTTCAAHTVDLMLEGISKLTVFAKVIEQAKKFTIFVYAHYITLNMMRAYTKRDIVRPGATRFATCFLTLNSLFEKKAQLRNMFNSNEWHDCKHSNTAKRKLASETVMSCSFWNNVTTVLKVFSPMVKVLRLADGEKIPSLGFIYGELLVAKNSIKEATDHLEKNYQPIFKIIDEKMKGMLDYPLHMAAYFLNPFYFYKDPNIQCDLEVMDGFIMCVEIFYHGDFEKQDLVVNHEVNLYKNRNGSFGRNLAMTDCEKKENFDPGLFFILLSSFKKNILHKMTLIISHSTCLTSGN
- the LOC103833581 gene encoding endoplasmic reticulum-Golgi intermediate compartment protein 3, whose product is MAGILNKLRNLDAYPKINEDFYSRTLSGGVITLVSSVVMFLLFFSELRLYLHSVTETKLVVDTSRGETLRINFDMTFPALACSILSVDAMDISGELHLDVKHDVVKRRLDSHGNIIESRQDGIGAAKIEKPLQKHGGRLEHNETYCGSCYGAEAEEHDCCNSCEDVREAYRKKGWGVTNPDLIDQCKREGFLQRVKDEEGEGCNIYGFLEVNKVAGNFHFAPGKSFHQGGVHVHDLLAFQKDSFNISHKINRLTFGDYFPGVVNPLDKVQWSQDTPNAMYQYFIKVVPTVYTDISGHTIQSNQFSVTEHVKSSEAGQLQSLPGVFFFYDLSPIKVTFTEEHISFLHFLTNVCAIVGGVFTVSGIIDAFIYHGQKAIKKKMEIGKFS